A single Leptospira barantonii DNA region contains:
- a CDS encoding CASTOR/POLLUX-related putative ion channel has product MKSNHKFSDKLRYHFDNFMSRGGGSVFVALITLFLIAFVTLSVFRLLGGLIFPDESIQGKGEFLWRVFLQISDAGAVAEDGESNWFNKTTGILTVFLGLVLFSSLVAFITNQFDQKIQDLRKGKSDVLEKDHTIILGFGVRVVEIIKELIEANSSESRAVVVILAEEDKEVMDDYLSENLEERKTTKIITRSGTPSSLHSLRKVNAGEAKSVLVLNSSGEEDGKDGRNIGDAKVLKSLMALVALGHGKELPPIVAELYNEENRMIAQELSSSIQVMDERNILAKLLVQTSRTSGLAVVYSNLVGFEGDEIYFYKPSSGWNGLDHRQISFRFNESVPLGFRKEDGEIILNPPSDYVPSDAEDAILLAEDDSKIRYSESAVASPKDFALPKKKKNNPVDKQLIVGWNSKSPLIVEEYAKFVSPGSTIDILVKQIDDEFKSTVLRLKKKYPKITLRSFQADLSQESVMKRLAPESYDSVIFLAEEKENIEEVDAQTISLLLRFRQYFKRYSFKTGNQPSTQLITEIMNSENTEIVLETGVKDFLISNQFVSKMMAQVSQEPDVMRIYENLFSPEGSEIYLKPASLYFDHLPQTLSFADCASAALKRGETCFGIRIASEELEEEKGYGVHLIPLKDTNFTVGPDDNLIVLAEDQT; this is encoded by the coding sequence ATGAAATCAAACCATAAATTTTCGGATAAACTTCGGTATCATTTCGACAACTTCATGTCCAGAGGCGGGGGTTCGGTTTTCGTAGCTCTGATCACGTTATTCTTAATCGCGTTTGTGACCCTCTCCGTATTTCGTTTGTTAGGCGGACTGATTTTTCCGGACGAATCCATCCAAGGAAAGGGAGAATTTTTATGGAGGGTATTCCTGCAGATCTCCGACGCGGGCGCCGTCGCGGAAGACGGAGAATCGAACTGGTTCAATAAAACTACCGGAATTCTCACGGTCTTTTTGGGGTTGGTACTCTTTTCGAGTTTGGTTGCGTTCATCACGAATCAGTTCGATCAGAAAATCCAGGACTTGAGAAAAGGAAAAAGCGACGTATTAGAAAAAGATCATACGATCATTCTCGGTTTCGGAGTTCGGGTCGTGGAAATCATCAAGGAATTGATCGAAGCCAATTCTTCCGAATCGAGAGCGGTTGTGGTAATACTCGCCGAGGAAGACAAGGAAGTCATGGACGATTATCTTTCCGAAAATCTCGAAGAAAGAAAAACCACGAAGATCATCACACGTTCCGGAACTCCTTCCAGTCTTCATTCTTTGAGAAAGGTGAACGCGGGAGAAGCGAAGTCCGTTTTGGTTCTGAATTCATCCGGAGAGGAAGACGGTAAGGACGGAAGAAACATCGGGGACGCGAAGGTTTTAAAATCCTTGATGGCGTTAGTCGCGCTTGGTCATGGAAAAGAACTTCCTCCGATCGTCGCCGAACTCTACAACGAAGAAAACAGAATGATCGCGCAGGAACTTTCCTCTTCGATCCAAGTAATGGATGAAAGAAACATTCTCGCAAAACTTCTCGTACAAACTTCAAGAACCTCCGGACTCGCGGTCGTATATTCCAACCTCGTCGGGTTCGAAGGAGACGAGATCTACTTTTACAAACCTTCTTCCGGATGGAACGGTCTCGATCATCGACAAATTTCATTTCGGTTTAACGAATCGGTTCCGTTGGGTTTTCGCAAAGAGGACGGAGAAATCATTTTGAATCCGCCCTCGGATTACGTTCCGAGCGACGCGGAGGACGCGATTCTTCTCGCGGAAGACGATTCCAAGATCCGTTATTCGGAATCGGCGGTCGCAAGTCCGAAGGACTTCGCTCTTCCTAAAAAGAAAAAGAACAACCCGGTCGACAAACAATTGATCGTGGGATGGAATTCGAAAAGCCCGTTGATCGTGGAAGAATACGCAAAGTTCGTTTCTCCCGGTTCGACAATCGACATTCTCGTAAAACAGATCGACGACGAATTCAAATCCACAGTTCTTCGATTGAAGAAAAAATATCCTAAGATCACCCTTCGTTCCTTTCAGGCGGATCTTTCGCAGGAATCGGTGATGAAACGTCTCGCTCCCGAATCTTACGATTCCGTAATATTCTTAGCCGAGGAAAAGGAGAATATTGAAGAAGTAGACGCACAGACGATTTCTCTTTTGCTTCGTTTCAGACAATACTTCAAAAGATACTCTTTCAAAACGGGCAATCAACCTTCCACTCAGTTGATCACCGAAATCATGAATTCCGAAAATACGGAGATCGTGCTTGAAACCGGTGTGAAGGACTTCCTCATTTCCAATCAATTCGTTTCGAAGATGATGGCTCAGGTTTCGCAGGAACCGGACGTAATGAGAATTTACGAAAATCTATTCAGCCCGGAAGGAAGCGAGATCTATCTCAAACCCGCGTCCTTGTATTTCGATCATCTTCCACAGACCTTGAGTTTTGCGGATTGTGCAAGCGCGGCCTTAAAACGAGGAGAAACCTGTTTTGGAATTCGAATCGCTTCCGAGGAATTGGAAGAGGAAAAGGGTTATGGGGTTCACCTAATCCCCCTCAAGGATACGAACTTTACGGTCGGCCCGGATGACAACCTGATCGTCTTAGCGGAAGATCAAACGTAA
- a CDS encoding DUF3995 domain-containing protein — MEPIAQITSWISGVILFILSGFHFYWVAGGAKGKNRAIPEVKGKPAFQPGKLTTATVGILLFLAALFPIGLRMQTPLGIFHNLLEYGTTFLSFVFLLRAVGDFKLVGFFKKIRGTNFSKYDDLYYSPLCLILSLLLFVSSL, encoded by the coding sequence ATGGAACCGATCGCTCAAATAACTTCTTGGATTTCCGGTGTGATACTCTTCATACTATCCGGATTTCATTTTTATTGGGTGGCGGGAGGAGCCAAGGGAAAGAATCGGGCAATACCGGAAGTAAAGGGTAAACCGGCTTTTCAACCGGGGAAACTAACCACCGCAACGGTGGGAATCCTGTTATTTCTTGCCGCCTTGTTTCCGATCGGACTCAGAATGCAGACTCCGCTCGGAATTTTTCACAACCTCTTGGAATACGGAACCACGTTCTTATCGTTCGTGTTCTTGCTCAGAGCCGTCGGGGATTTCAAACTCGTGGGCTTTTTCAAAAAGATCCGAGGAACCAATTTCTCGAAATACGACGACCTATACTATTCTCCCCTTTGCCTTATACTCTCCCTTTTGTTGTTCGTTTCCAGTCTCTAA
- a CDS encoding MarR family winged helix-turn-helix transcriptional regulator, with product MSPRLIIYMISRIRDEFHRHLNLELKEKGLGPLTTTHADILFALVKKKKAQMQEIAKMINRDKSTLTALVDKLEALGFVERTRDPEDQRIVHLELTNKAYSVRPVLLGISRSLVNNLYKGFTENEKRELVRLLMKLYQNQNPESATVDLLQ from the coding sequence ATGAGTCCTAGACTGATCATCTATATGATCTCGAGAATTCGAGACGAATTTCACAGACACTTAAACCTGGAGTTAAAAGAAAAAGGTTTAGGTCCGTTAACAACCACGCACGCCGACATACTGTTCGCGCTCGTCAAGAAGAAGAAAGCGCAGATGCAGGAGATCGCGAAGATGATCAACCGAGACAAATCCACGTTAACCGCTCTTGTCGATAAGTTGGAAGCGTTGGGTTTCGTCGAACGGACGAGAGATCCCGAAGATCAGAGAATCGTGCATCTGGAACTTACGAACAAGGCGTATTCCGTTCGCCCTGTACTACTCGGAATTTCCAGATCGCTCGTGAACAATCTATACAAAGGATTTACCGAAAACGAAAAAAGGGAATTGGTGCGGCTTCTGATGAAGTTGTATCAAAATCAAAACCCCGAGTCCGCCACGGTGGATCTCCTTCAGTAA